TGGCCAATTCGGTTCGCCGTCTGGTCTGGCGCGAAAAGAGAACAACCAGAGCTGAGATTGCACGGTTGACCGGGCTGTCTCGTTCTACAGTTTCCGAGATTGTTGACAGTCTGCTAACCACCGGGCTCATAGAAGAGATCGGTGCCGGCAAGTCAAGCGGCGGTCGGCGTCCGATCGTACTTGAGTTTCAGGATGAAGCCAGGTGTATCCTGGGTGTAGATCTGGGAGCTACTCACGTAGGGGTAGTTCTGACCGATCTTCGAGGCAACGTCCTGGCCTGGAAGGAGCGCCGCCATCCGGTGAGATCCGATCCCAAGGGTTCCCGAGAACTGGTCATCGCCCTGTGTGACGAGTGCCTGAATGAGAGTGGCAAGGATAAGGGATCGCTCTTGAGTATCGGGGTAGCGGTGCCCAGTCCGGTAGATCCTCTTAACCCAAAACTTCTTTCGGAAGTAGTGATTCCCGCCTGGCGTGGAGAAAGCGGACTGGAGCAACTTCAGCAATATTACGGCGTCAAGGTCCATGTCGACAACGACGCCAATTTGGGCGCGGTGGCTGAAAATTGGTGGGGGGCTGGTCAAGGGATTGAGGATCTCGTATACATTAAGGTCGCACATGGAATCGGCGCCGGCTACATCCTGAATGGAGACGTATATCGTGGCGCCGCAGGCGTAGCAGGTGAGATGGGCCACCTGCCTATCGATCCAAACGGCTCCCCTTGCGTCTGCGGTCTCAAGGGCTGCCTGGCAACATTAGTCGGAGCGCCGGCGGTATCAGAGCGTGCGCGTGAATTGGCAGGGGATTATCCCGACAGTTGCCTCAAGATCAATTCTGCACCTTTCTCAGACTTGAGGGTAGCTGTAGAGCAGGGCGACGCACTCGCAACTCGACTTGTGGATGAAATCACCGATTATCTGGCCATTGCGATTGCAGGCTGGTTCAATCTCATGAATCCCAAACTCGCAATTCTGGGCGGAAGTATGGCCAGTCTCGGTGAATTCGTTGTGGGTCCTCTGAGGGAAAAGGTCAGGGGCAATACTCTGGTAAGCAAAGCGGCGGTGAGTATCAGGATCGGCGAACTCGGCCCGAGAGCGGTTGCAGTCGGTGCGGCAACACTGGCCCTGCAGGCGATGTTTTCAGATCCTCAACCGGTTGGTAGCAGTGAGCAGCCAAGGACATGATGCGCTGGCGGACGCTAACAAATACTGTTCATATAATCTCGATCGTTGCCACTTTGGTGTTGAACGGATGCAGCAACTCTACAGATTCGAAAATGATATACCGCTTAGTATGGAACGATGAATTTGACGGACCGGTGGGCCAAAAGCTCGGCTCCGACAAATGGGGCTACGATGTCGGTACCGACTGGGGTAACGCTCAACTTGAGTACGATACCGACCGAGCTGAGAATGTCTCCCTGGATGGAAACGGCAATCTAGCCATTGTCGCCCGCAAGGAGTCCTATCAGGGACAACCATACACCTCGGCTCGGATCGTGACACGGGATTTGTTCGAACCAAAGTACGGCAGGATTGAGGCCCGAATCAAACTCCCGACCGGTCAGGGTATCTGGCCGGCTTTCTGGATGCTGGGTAATGACATCAAAACCGTTAGCTGGCCCCAATGCGGCGAGATAGACATTATGGAATATCGTGGTCAGCATTCGCATGTCATCCACGGCAGTCTGCATGGCCCAGGCTACGCCGGGGGACGCGCCCTGTCTCGCAGTTACACGCTTGATGGAGCAGGATTCGATACCGACTTTCACGTTTTTGCGGTTGAATGGACCCGGGGGAGGATCGATTGGCACGTGGATGGTAGTCACTACCTGACTATCCTGCCGGAGCATGCCAATGGTGATTGGGTGTTTGATCACCCGTTCTATATTATTCTGAATGTGGCTGTAGGTGGCCACTGGGTCGGACCGCCCAACGAAAACACTGTTTTCCCGCAAACAATGTTGATTGACTACGTTCGAGTATACGCTGGAGAGTCATGATCACTCACGGCCTTCTGCGTGACAACCCCTTTGAGGAGTTTTGATGAACCCATCGCAGCACTTTGAAACTGCTCCGGAAGACCGGATTTCCCTCGCACAAAGACTGGTCTATGGCCTCGGCGGATTGATAAACAACTTACTGGCCGCTGCCAGTGGCGGTATGATGATTGTTCTCAATCTCGGCCTCGGCATGAATCCCGCCCTCGTCGGTCTGCTGGGAGCGCTGCCTCGTTTCACCGATGCGCTGACGGACCCGATGATGGGATTTATTTCCGACCGCACCAAGTCAAGATGGGGAAGGCGTCGGCCATACATCTTTTGTGGCGCCATAGCCGCCGGTCTGATATTTGCCGCGCTGTGGCAATTACCGAGAGGGCAGAGCGAGACTTTCTACTTTATCTGGTTCCTTGCCGGTTCGATTCTTTTCTACATGGGATATACCGTGTTTGCCACTCCCTGGGTTGCCTTGGGGTATGAGTTGACGCCAGATTATCACGAGCGCACTCGTCTCATGGGTACGCAGAACTTCCTCAGCCAACTCGCCTACGTGGTATCACCCTGGTTTTTGTGGATAATGACTTACCAGGGTTGGTTCAAAGATCAGATCGACGGCGCCGCCGGCCTGGCCATCATCATCGCCGCGGTGACTATTGGAGTTGGTATCCTACCTGCCATCTTTCTCAGAGAGCGTCTCAAAGGGATCGCTGTGGCCGAGATTACCGCTGAGGGTCAGAAATCCCAGAGTACCGCTGCCGCCTTCAAGCGAAATATTATCGAGTTCTTCAAAGGGTTTGCCGCTACTATAAAGTCGGGACCGTTTTTGAAACTCGGCCTGGCGACCTTTTTAGTTTTCAATGGCTTCATTCTGATAGCCGCCTTTCAGTCCTACGTGACTATTTATTACGTCTGTGGCGGGGATCAGAATTTGGGTGCGGAATACGTAGGGTACACCGGAAGCGTCGCTGCGGTTTCCACCTTTATCGTTATTCCCATCGTAACATGGCTCGCTACCAAGATTGGTAAACGGCGCGCCTTCTTCTACTCGACCGGCATCTCCATGGTCGGCTATGCTGTAAAATGGATCTGTTACAATCCTGAAATTCCCTGGCTGGTCGTGGTCCCGGCGCCGCTGCTTGCTTTCAGTCTGGGGGGTTTGTTCACGCTGATGCCTTCGATGATGGCCGATGTTGTTGATCTCGATGAACTCGAAACTCACGAACGCCGCGAGGGGATGTTCGGCTCCATATTCTGGTGGGTTGTAAAACTCGGAATGTCAGCCGCTCTGGCCGGTGGCGGATTCTTGCTCAACGCTAGTGGCTTCGATGTTGAGCTGGGGGAAAGTCAGACCGTTAGTGCCCTCTTCTTGATGCGGATTTTTGACGTCGTTATCCCAATTGTGACATCAGCGATTGCGATCTGGGCAGTGGCCACATTCCCGATTACCGAAAAGAAAGCGCGCGAAGTAAGAGAAGAGTTGGAACGCAGAAGAGGCAAGGGGAACGAAGTAGCATCGTAATGATTGTCGACCGACGACCAGAAAAAGAGCATCACCGTGAAGTGATGCTTTTTTTGTATGACTTTGGCTAAAGCTCAATCGGTGATTTCGAATTCTGCTCTTAGGTCAGTATCGGAACATCCCCCGATCCAAAGGTGAAATTCTCCCGGCTCGGTGACAAGTTGCATCTGTCGGTTGTAAAAGGCCAGATCATCCGTGCTCAACTCGAAGCTGACCGTCTTGCCGGCGCCTGGACTAAGTTTGATCCGTTGGAATCCTTTTAGCTCTTTGACGGGTCGAGTTACGCTCCCCACCAGATCTCTGACGTATAGCTGTACGACTTCCTCTGCCTCGACAGCACCTGAGTTGTGAAGGTCGACCGTCACTGTAAAGCTACTGCCCATCGGTATGCTGACGCTGGACAACATGAGATTCGTATACTCGAACTTAGAATACGAAAGACCGAAGCCGAATGGAAACAGTGGAGAGTTTGGTACATCCAGGTGAAACGAGGTGTCGCCAAAAGAGTGTTGAGGTGCATTGAGCTCGATGTCATCCATGCTCACGACCGATTCGGACGTGCCCGGACGACCGGTGTTCTTGTGCGAGTAGTAAATAGGAATCTGTCCGGCAACTCGGGGGAAGGTAACCGGTAGTCTGCCCGAAGGGGACTCTTTGCCGAAAAGAAGATCAACAATCGCCGGTCCGGCCATACTACCCGGATGCCAGGCACAAAGGAGGGCGTCGAACTTACCGACCACACTCTGCAAAGCGAGTGGTCGGCCGGCCATTAGCACTACGATTAACGGCTTGCCCAACCGACACATCTCCTCAATCAGCTCTTCCTGATTTCCCGGAAGGGAGATATCGGCCCGGCAGTGAGCCTCACCGGCCAGGATCGACTCTTCACCCAGGAACATAACAACTGCATCAGACTTACTAGCGGCTTCTATCGCCTCAGGGAACCCATCGCGTGTTCGGCTACGCGTGCTTTCCATGCCACGAGCGTAGTGGATTTCAAACTCTCCGCCAAACTGTGTCTGCAGTGCCGCCACGGGAGTCTGACTCAACGATGGATCTCCGTCGAATACCCATGTCCCAAGCTGTTCGTATCCATCGTTAGCCAGTGGACCGATCAGGGCCAGTGACTTCAATCGGTTGGGCTTAAGAGGCAGAAGCTCATTCTTGTTTTTCAGTAGCACGATACTCTCAACAGACGCTCTTTTGGCAATCTCAAGGTGGTTGGCCGGCGACAGTGGATCTGATGCTGCCGTCGTTTTTATTGGATCATCAAAGAGTCCCAGCAGAATCTTCACCCTAAGTATATTGCCAACCATCGTGTCGATACGTTCGACAGATATCCTATCTTCTTCAACGAGCGCACCAAGGTAGTCAGCAAATGTGCTGCTGGTCATTTCCATATCGACACCCGCGCTGGCAGCTTCGTAAGCCGACTCCTTGTCGTCGGACGTAAGTCCGTGGACCGATAGCTGGCTGATTGATTCCCAGTCGCTAACCACAAATCCATCGTATCGCCACTCTTCGCGGAGAATCTGTCGCAATAGAAACGGATTGGCCGATGCAGGGACGCCATTAAGGTCACCGAACGAAGTCATGAATGACGCCACTTGGGCCTCAGCGGCTGCACGGAACGGAACCAGATGGACATTGCGAAGTTCGTGTTCCGATAAATTGGTAGTGTTGTAGTCTTTGCCGCTTTCACTGGCGCCGTAACCAGCGAAGTGTTTGGCGCACGCAGCAATACTGTCCGCCCGAGCCAAGTCCTCACCCTGGAAACCGGCAATCATAGACTTGGCCAGCTCTGCGCACAAGTGTGTGTCCTCGCCGAATGATTCTGCTATTCTACCCCAGCGCGGATCACGGCTTATGTCTATCATCGGAGCGAAGGTCCAGTTGACACCCGCTGCGGAAGCCTCAATTGCCGAGATTCGACCGCATTGTTCCACCAAGGTTGGGTTCCAGGTGGCCGCCAATCCCAATGGAATCGGAAAAACGGTCTTGAATCCGTGAATAACGTCGCGGCCAATCAACAAAGGAATCCCCAGACGACTCTCCTTCAGTGCAACTTGTTGGAGTTCGTCAACAGTCGTGACATCAACTTCGTTCAACAGGCCGCCGATCTTGCCACCCGCAATGGAGTTTCGCAATTCCGGCGGGATGGAGCCACCCCCACCGTTGATCAGAGAGAGTTGCCCGATCTTTTCTGCAAGAGTCATTTGCTCCAGAAGATCGGTAGTCCGTTTTTCAACTACGTCCGGATTGTCAGTCACTTGTCTCAATCTTCATCCTTCACTTAGTTACCGACATATAGGTGCAAGTAAGTTCTGATCTCCCACTCGTTACCGTCGTCAGCATCTGGGTTTGGTATGGGACCGTCCGGGCCCGGCAGTGAAGTGGGACGATACCGGGAGGAGTATTCGTCGAGCGACCGCCAGATGGCCTTCACGCCAAGCCGTGTTTGCGGCAGGGCGAACCACTCGGGCTTCCCGATGAACGTTGAAATGTCAGCATACAATTGAATCGGAAAGGTAAGGTTGTGATCACGATGGTAATCATAAGGGCCCCAATCGTTAAGTTCAATAGCAGCCTGCAACCTCGTGGATCCGGAGATAAGGCGAACATCAGCTCCATACCGATCAATCAGTCTTGGATCGTCTCCGTGTGGTTCACCTTTGCCCGCGTAAAGATTGGCAATCATACTAAAGTCTGGCCTAAGTTTCGAGACTATTCGAGCACGAGCTTCCCATACATCACGTGCCGGGGTGGCACCGGGGAACGGGTAGATAGGATTACCAGCAGCAGAATCAAAGAAAAGAGCCGCATCCATAGTCGTTTTATAGTGCTTGATAATGAGACCAAAGGTCGCTGCGAGTTTGGCGTCTTCGCGTATATCGCTATCCCAGAGATACATCCATGTAGCAGGGGTCGGGTCGTAGGTAATAACGATTTCGCCGGCGACCATCTCGCGGTTTTCACGAACAGCAAAGGCATCGTCCCGAACGTTGCGCGGATGTCCGGGTTGTGGAACATCTGCAGGCATTGGACCCTTGAGAGGTTTTTGCCACAAGAAGTTGGGAGATACTTCGAGATTTCCGAAACGGGTTGAAACACCGGTTATGAGATTTCGTTGGTTTCCCTTCCCACTCTCCTTCAACCACCAATCAGAGTAAGTTTGGGTCAATGTAGGTCCACCGTCGGCAACCAGTCCCATGGATGCTCCTTGAAGGTACCAAAGCCAGCTTCCCATGGAGTAGCTCAGTTTGAATTTACCGCCAAAAGCGTCCTTGGATTCTATGCTGTCCTGCAAAACTTCGTAGTTACCTTCTGTTCCCTTTACGAACTGAAAAGGCTGCCCAACTTTGTTATCACCAGACCAGATTCCGCCCAGTTCGACTGTCAGTGGTCCGCGATTGATCTCGAGATGGAGAGTGGCCTTCTTTGTCTTGGGCAGGGGGATCGCCGTGGAAGTAACAGCGTTCGTTTGATCGGCAAGATCATGCTGGTAGATTCCAGTCGCCAGAACAGATCCGATTCTCCGTTGGTATTTCAACAGGGCGGCCGGGTTCGCTCCCCACCAGAGTTCCGGCCCTATCGCGAACTTAAGACCATTGAGGTTCTTTTTTCCGGTGAACTCCAACCCCAACGGTGCTTCGCCGTTATAAATGTCTATGTTCGGTCCGTAGTTGGCCTCGCGGTAAAGACCGAAAAAATCTCCCTCATATCCCCAGTGATAGTGACCTGTTCGGTAGAACCCTTCAACGTCGAACAAGCGTCCGGCCCAGGAAACTGATGCGCTATAGACCTTGAGACGTTCGATATCTTTCAATTCGATCTCGCCGTTATTGAACACGATAGCTTGCACCCGGCCACGATTCTCATAAAAAATCTCGTCAATCGGGTTCTCAGGAACGTGTCCTATATAATTCAATGCCAACGTGCCTCGCACAGCCCCCGAGGGCTTCGCCTCGATTTCTGTGTAATAAGACTCCAGGTGATCAAAACCTTGGAACGCGGGGTATCCCGGCGGGCCTGGATTTTTGGGTGTGGTGACATTGATACCACCCGTGCTGATTGTCTCAAATCTGAACCAGGCGCGACTTACCCTAACCCTGCCGCCTGTCTCCGCAGTGAGGGCAGCTTTGTTGCCTCTAGCTTCAAGGGCCGCTCCCATTGGAGTGATTTTGGAAAAGTGAGCGCGAATTGTCTCCAGTGAGGTGCTTGGCCCGTATGGGTCCAGAGTATACGCCTTTTTCAACGCGTAATAAGCAGCCCTCGGGTAAAGTTGGTATAGACCTGAAGCATCGGGGAATCCCTTGGCACAAATACCCCACCACTCCTCGTTCATATTATTCTCGCCCGGTATCAAGTCTTCTTGGTATCCGCCGTTGGGCCAGGAGGCGTTTATGTCGTGTATATCGAGATTCTCCTCCTGCTTGTATTTCCACCAACCATCCGAGAACTGAAATGTGAATCCACCGCAGGCGTTACCGATTCTGCCTTTGTCATGCGACTGTTCATAGATTTCCTGCCATTGACCGATCAAATAGCGCGCCTGAGTCTGCTGATCTTCCTGCAGGGTTTTGGCATTGAACGCATCAGCGCCGAACTCTGTGAAGATATAGGGGATACCCATTTTCTCTTTGACAACTTCAAAGGCGTCTCGTGCCGAAATCCCGCGGTATACATTGGAACCAAGGATATCCAGGTTCGATAGTTCCTCGGCGATGATATCGATATATTGCAGATCACCGTTGGCCATCGCGACAGGACGCCCAGGGTCCCTGGACTTAATCATGTCGGTAACATCGCCGAACAACGTGTAGAGATAACGAGCTTTGGCCGCCCTGCGTTCACCCTCGGGTAGAGCCTCGGTTTCGGCCGAGCTCCATTCAAGTCCATAGTTGTTTTCGTTGCCTAACAGCCAGAAGAGCATTCCCGGCGTACCATCAAACTCGGCGACAAGAGCTTCCATCTCCGCCATAAGCACGGCGCGCGTGGTGGGGTCGGAGTAGTCGGTGATGGGTGTCCATACACCGTTGAGCGTCAACCCGTAGCGCCCCAGCGGATGGTTAACAACGGTATAGATGCCATACGTCTCATATATGTACTTGACCCATCGAGGTGGGATGCCAACATAGTGACGAATGGTGTTGACACCCATATTCTGCAAAAGCGGCATCTCACGGGCGAGGGCGGCCATGATAAAATCGTCCGACTGAGTCCAGAGACTGTAAGCATAGTTCTTTCCGATCGGGATATAGCCCCAGTTCATTCCCTTGATCATGAAATCGGCGCCGTTGACCTGGAGCTTCGATCCCGATTGGTCATTGATGATCTTGACTGTTGGTACTTCAGTCGCCATCACCGGTTGAACGGAAGTGCCGGCAATTACTATGGCCAGCAAGACAATAACGACCGATACGGTATGATTGATACGCGGAGTTGCAGTAGTCATCCAAGTCTACCTTCTGTTTAAGTCTTTGTTAGCGAACAAAATAAGCATCCGCGTGGCAACAAAAAACAGTCGCGCTACGAAAAACAAGACTTTGTTCTCTTACCGAACAAAGTACCCCAGAATCCCAGATTTGTCAAGCAATATTGACCGAAACAGTGGTCGAGTGATCTATGAAAATCCGGCTCAGTGGTAAACCTGCCGCAGTAGCCATCGATAGTCTCCCAATCCTCTCGGCCCTTGTTTGAGACGGTTGGCAGCTCTCATCCCTTTATCCCACATACAAAAGCCCTCCATTTGCCTTGTTGATTTGCCCGGTCATACAGAAGAGCTCCCCCCGGCTGGACGGAACTGGAACTCTGAGCTGGTTCTCACCTATCTCAGACAAACTGGGTGAGAGTCTTCAGGGCTTCGACCTCGCGGAGTGAGTCAGGCCGCCACCGACTAAGTCGGGATAGCATCCGACCCAATGGCCGGGTCTACGAAACAAGTTCCACTACTGGGTGATTGAGAAATCGGTTTTGCGAATGACAAATAGCGGGGATAAAAAAAGAGGACAGACCGCATTGGTCTGTCCTCTGATCAATCAATCTACTGTGTTGCTACTTCAGCAGTAGCATCTTCTTGGTATCAACAAAAGCGTCAGCCTGCAAGCGATAGAAGTAAACACCGCTGGCGTTTCTTCCGGAGTTCCAGGTAACGCTGTGATGACCGGCACCGAAAGACCCATCCACAACCGTAGCAACCTTCTGACCCATGATGTTGAAGATTTCAAGGGTCACTCGGGCCGCATTCGGCAGCGCGAAGCTGATCTCAGTCAGCGGGTTGAACGGGTTGGGATAGTTCTGTCCCAATCCGAACTCGATCGGCAGGTTCTCGTCTGTCGGGTGAGCCACGAACGGGACAACGTCATCGCGGCAGTTGTTGTGCAACTCATTCAGACAGGTGGCGGTGAAGTTGACATCGGAGAGAGTTGCTCCGAAGCCGTCCAGCACCGCGGTGTTACCGCCGACCGCCATATCTGCAACGGCCAGGAACTCGTTGACGGTCAAACCGGCAAACGGTCCGCCACAAGAATCGATGACATAGGCGCCATAATTGCCGCCGCCATCGAGCAGACCCAGCAGCACCGGGATACCGGCTTCTGAGAACCCGACATTCAGTTTCAGGGCCAGTATCTGACCGGCCAGAACGCCCGCACTTGTGTACGTGGGGTTGTGGTAGTCATCGTCGAGTGTGCCGGGTGTCCCGCCGGCCGGCAGGTACTTCCGGACCTTACTGGAATTGGTCCAGTGGGCCGTGTAATAATCCGGATGACCGATGGTGACACCGTCCGGGAAGACATCATCGAAATAATGATCTCGGATGCAGCCCGGTTGGGTCGAGAACATGTCATCGGCCTGGCTATCCGGACAGTCGGTGCCCCAGCCACCCATCGTATAGGTGCAGAACTCACGCGGACAGGACTCTCTGAATATTTCCTGTGAGCAAGTATCGGAAGCGTTGCCACAGGTATCCATCGCGTACCAGTACCGCGTGTAGATGAACTCGCCGTCGTTCGGACCGGCGGCTGTGTCGGTACCGACCATGATTATGGCCGGATCAGAATCACAGTCATCAGTAGCCGTTGGCGGAGTGAATTCGAGCACATCCTCGCAACCGATGGTGTCGGCAGCAGCACACGCAATCACCGGTGGCGTGTTGTCCTCCACAGTGATCGTCTGAGTGGCCGACGAAGTGTTGCCACAAGAGTCAGCAGCCGTCCAGGTGCGAGTAATACTATACTCAGCCGGACAGTCGCCGAATGTGGTGTCGTCGGCATAGGACAAATCAGCCGGACCACAGGCATCAGTCGCACTTGGCGTGCTGAAGTTCGGTTCGGCGGGACATTCCAGAGTTTCATTGCCGCCCACGCCGGAGATTACCGGTGGCGTGTTGTCGACAACTGTAATGGTCTGGCTGGCCGTCGACGTGTTGCCACATGAATCAGCCGCCGTCCAGGTGCGAGTGACCGCGTACTCCTGCGGACAATCGCCCGGAGTGGTCTGGTCACTATGGCTCAGGCTGGCCGGGCCACAGGCGTCTGTCGCACTCGGAGTGCTGAACTGAGGCTCGGCCGGACAATCGATGGTTTGAGGACCACCTACACCGGTGATAACCGGAGCGGTGTTATCGACCACCGTTATGGCCTGGCTGGCCGTTGCCGTGTTGCCGCAAGCATCGGTAGCCGTCCAGGTACGAGTAACCGAATACTCCTGAGGGCAAGCGCCCGGAGTGGTTTGGTCACTGTACTCAAGCGTCGGGTCGCCGCAATTGTCTGAGGCCGACGGATTGCTGAAGACCGGTTCGGCCGGACACTCGATAGTCTGCGGTCCACCTACGCCAGAGATAACCGGCGGAGTCTCATCGCGAATGATGATGTTCTGCTGGCATGACGAAGAGTTGCCACAGGCATCAGTAGCTGTCCAGGTGCGCACAATCTCCAACGGACAAGTGGTAGTCACGGTGTCGTCGCTGGATACGATACTCGGGTTCGGATCGCAGGCATCGACCGCCGTGGCCTCACCATAGGCGCCAACCGACTCACAACTGAAGTCAACATCGCTGGGACAAGAAATGACCGGTGGCGTGTTGTCTTCGACCGTGATCGTCTGGCTGGCCGTGGAAGTGTTACCGCATTCGTCCACAGCCGTCCAGGTACGAGTCACCGAGAACTCCTGCGGACAGGCGCCCGGAGTGGTCTCGTCGTTGAACGAAAAGTCTACCGGACCGCAAGCGTCATTTGCTGACGGGTTGCTGAAGTTCGGTTCGGAAGGACACTCGATGGTCTCGTTGCCCCCCACACCAGAGATAACCGGCGCGGTGTTGTCAACGACCGTAATCGTCTGGCTGGCCGTTGAAGCGTTGCCGCAATCATCGGTGGCCGTCCAGGTACGAGTGATTGAGTACTCCTGCGGACATGCGCCCGGTGTGGTCTCGTCGTTGTAGCCCAGGTCAGCCGGACCGCAGGCGTCGGTTGCACTCGGATTGCTGAACTGAGGCTCGGCCGGACACTCGATTGTTTCCGGTCCACCGACACCGGTGATTACGGGAGCGGTGTTATCGACTACGGTAATTGTCTGACTGGCCGTTGAAGCGTTGCCGCAATCATCGGTAGCCGTCCAGGTACGAGTGATCGAGTACTCCTGTGGGCATGCGCCAGGAGTGGTCACGTCGTTGTAGCCCAGGTCAGCCGGACCACAGGCGTCGGTCGCACTCGGGTTGCTGAACACAGGCTCGGCCGGACACTCGATGGTTTCCGGTCCACCGACACCGGTGATTACGGGAGCGGTGTTATCGACTACCGTAATGGTCTGGCTGGCTGTGGCAGTGTTACCGCAAGCATCGGTAGCTGTCCAGGTACGTGTGACCGAATACTCCTGCGGGCAAGCGCCCGGAGTGGTTTGGTCGTTGTATTCAAGCGTCGGGTCGCCGCAATTGTCTGAGGCCGACGGATTGCTGAAGACCGGTTCGGCGGGACACTCGATAGTTTGCGGTCCACCCACGCCAGAGATAACCGGCGGAGTTTCATCATTAATGATGATATTCTGCTGGCATGACGAGGAGTTGCCACAAGCGTCGGTCGCGGTCCAGGTGCGCACGATCTCCAGAGGACAGGTCGTAGTGACCGTGTCGTCGCTGAAGTCGATACTTGGATCAGGATCGCAGGCATCAACCGCCGTGGCTTCACCAAAGGCACCGACCGATTCACAACTGAAATCAACATCGTTCGGGCAGCTGATGACCGGCGCAGTATTGTCTTCGACCGTGATTGTCTGGCTGGCCGTTGAAGTGTTACCACAGTCATCGACCGCTGTCCAGGTGCGGGTTACCGAGAACTCCTGTGGGCAGTTGCCCGGAGTCGTTACATCGTTAAACGAGAAGTCTACCGGGCCGCAGGCATCAGTCGCGTCTGGATTGCTGAAGACCGGTTCGGCCGGACATTCGATAGTCTGGGGACCACCGACACCAGTGATGACCGGGGCGGTGTTATCCTCAACGGTAATGGTCTGACTGGCCGTGGATGAATTGCCGCAGTCGTCGGTAGCTGTCCAGGTACGAGTGACGCTGTATTCCTGCGGGCAAGCGCCTGGGGTGGTCACGTCGTTGAACGAGAAGTCAACCGGACCACACGCATCGGTCGCACTTGGGTTACTGAAGACTGGTTCGGCCGGGCACTCGATAGTTTCCGGACCACCGACACCGGTGATTACCGGAGCCGTGTTGTCTTCGACCGTAATGGTCTGGCTGGCCGTCGACGTGTTGCCACATGAATCGGCAGCCGTCCAGGTGCGAGTGACCGAATACTCCTGCGGGCAATTACCCGGAGTGGTGACGTCGTTGAACGACAAGTCAGCGGGACCACAAGCATCGGTTGCGCTCGGGTTACTGAACACAGGCTCGGCCGGACACTCGATAGTCTCAGGACCACCGACACCGGTGATAACCGGAGCCGTGTTGTCCTCGACGGTTATGGTCTGGCTGGCCGTGGACGTGTTGCCACATGAATCGGCAGCCGTCCAGGTGCGAGTGACCGAATACTCCTGCGGGCAGTTGCCCGGGGTTGTGACGTCGTTGAACGACAAATCAGCGGGACCACAGGCATCGGTGGCACTCGGATTGCTGAAGACCGGCTCGGCCGGGCATTCGATAGTCTCAGGACCACCTACACCGGTGATGACCGGCGCCGTGTTGTCTTCCACCGTTATGGTCTGACTGACGCTGACTGAATTGCCGCAGGCGTCAGTAGCCGTCCAGGTACGAGTGACACTATACTCTTGGGGGCAGGCGCCCGGAG
The nucleotide sequence above comes from Candidatus Zixiibacteriota bacterium. Encoded proteins:
- a CDS encoding T9SS type A sorting domain-containing protein, translating into MKNLFTTNGRQSALVFTIAILCSIGLSATAFGQATSITSTGYRANEGGGGAITAEWTTGNLGNTWAEGEWVPYQLIISNVQTDFPNMDGFPDIHMSYDFTSQGNRFVDLVRGIQAGTTVLADGEGWVNDAGTAYPDATRAGIEDAQNDIGNADPLDNEWTNFSLLNLPNSQVNRASDFTSENTPDAAEATFTITKADLVAAGIPLTTNTIVIYYQLHESRSFVWANSLQEQYDQYPTDDWGGYLYSLGAFPADVRNGAGWVPGSSGHIEVEFAGGAKTVPIPIPERLPGAVSGLKWQDTDGNGLLDNAEQTLSGWRIYVSGSLEGINFETFTVTDETGNYSFPNLTSNVVWNIVEDAQRFNPASIGWMQTYPQPGDVVGVGTGFDFGFVDDSAAYGWKVALSADVTDQGDMNFGNKLCAVTITCPPDATIGCNASAAPANTGWPLVDANCPPIDTTYSDNVTEGDCDVDGYLVWIERTWIVTDVAGMADTCVQNIYITDETDPVITGVGPDDTIECPAVPQFSTPNATDNCGDPEFGFNDVTTPGACPQEYSVTRTWTATDACGNSVSVSQTITVEDNTAPVITGVGGPETIECPAEPVFSNPSATDACGPADLSFNDVTTPGNCPQEYSVTRTWTAADSCGNTSTASQTITVEDNTAPVITGVGGPETIECPAEPVFSNPSATDACGPADLSFNDVTTPGNCPQEYSVTRTWTAADSCGNTSTASQTITVEDNTAPVITGVGGPETIECPAEPVFSNPSATDACGPVDFSFNDVTTPGACPQEYSVTRTWTATDDCGNSSTASQTITVEDNTAPVITGVGGPQTIECPAEPVFSNPDATDACGPVDFSFNDVTTPGNCPQEFSVTRTWTAVDDCGNTSTASQTITVEDNTAPVISCPNDVDFSCESVGAFGEATAVDACDPDPSIDFSDDTVTTTCPLEIVRTWTATDACGNSSSCQQNIIINDETPPVISGVGGPQTIECPAEPVFSNPSASDNCGDPTLEYNDQTTPGACPQEYSVTRTWTATDACGNTATASQTITVVDNTAPVITGVGGPETIECPAEPVFSNPSATDACGPADLGYNDVTTPGACPQEYSITRTWTATDDCGNASTASQTITVVDNTAPVITGVGGPETIECPAEPQFSNPSATDACGPADLGYNDETTPGACPQEYSITRTWTATDDCGNASTASQTITVVDNTAPVISGVGGNETIECPSEPNFSNPSANDACGPVDFSFNDETTPGACPQEFSVTRTWTAVDECGNTSTASQTITVEDNTPPVISCPSDVDFSCESVGAYGEATAVDACDPNPSIVSSDDTVTTTCPLEIVRTWTATDACGNSSSCQQNIIIRDETPPVISGVGGPQTIECPAEPVFSNPSASDNCGDPTLEYSDQTTPGACPQEYSVTRTWTATDACGNTATASQAITVVDNTAPVITGVGGPQTIDCPAEPQFSTPSATDACGPASLSHSDQTTPGDCPQEYAVTRTWTAADSCGNTSTASQTITVVDNTPPVISGVGGNETLECPAEPNFSTPSATDACGPADLSYADDTTFGDCPAEYSITRTWTAADSCGNTSSATQTITVEDNTPPVIACAAADTIGCEDVLEFTPPTATDDCDSDPAIIMVGTDTAAGPNDGEFIYTRYWYAMDTCGNASDTCSQEIFRESCPREFCTYTMGGWGTDCPDSQADDMFSTQPGCIRDHYFDDVFPDGVTIGHPDYYTAHWTNSSKVRKYLPAGGTPGTLDDDYHNPTYTSAGVLAGQILALKLNVGFSEAGIPVLLGLLDGGGNYGAYVIDSCGGPFAGLTVNEFLAVADMAVGGNTAVLDGFGATLSDVNFTATCLNELHNNCRDDVVPFVAHPTDENLPIEFGLGQNYPNPFNPLTEISFALPNAARVTLEIFNIMGQKVATVVDGSFGAGHHSVTWNSGRNASGVYFYRLQADAFVDTKKMLLLK